The following proteins are co-located in the Silene latifolia isolate original U9 population chromosome 1, ASM4854445v1, whole genome shotgun sequence genome:
- the LOC141651346 gene encoding uncharacterized protein LOC141651346 — translation MDRIELICRNYLWSGSEDFHKTSPVAWNKVCTDKKFGGLGIIKCKLWNVAMLGKYVWWLAEKADHLWIRWVNHMYIKGQNWLDYVPTASSSWTWRKICQVKDQFKAAYCNGQWSTNTGRYTIFVGYSWLQGDQTEVPWHPVIWNRLNLPKHSFIGWLAIQGGLMTKDRLLRFGIIQNSICDMCMDQPEDHTHLLYQCRFSAQCWTLLADCLGVDLPSTGILEWCYLWRCRSLMKNKIVITAILAMIYHIWMARNPCTVESQLLMPSYVFKTVQSIVQGRGQIWKWTSKYQCLNW, via the coding sequence ATGGATAGAATTGAGCTTATCTGTAGGAACTACCTATGGAGTGGATCTGAAGATTTTCACAAAACATCTCCTGTGGCTTGGAATAAGGTTTGTACTGACAAGAAGTTTGGTGGGCTTGGTATTATAAAATGCAAGCTATGGAATGTAGCAATGCTTGGTAAATATGTCTGGTGGCTAGCAGAGAAGGCTGATCATTTGTGGATTAGATGGGTGAATCACATGTATATTAAAGGTCAGAACTGGTTAGACTATGTTCCTACTGCAAGTTCTAGCTGGACATGGAGAAAAATATGCCAGGTCAAGGATCAGTTCAAAGCTGCATACTGTAATGGCCAGTGGAGTACTAATACAGGGAGATATACTATCTTTGTGGGGTACTCTTGGTTGCAAGGAGATCAAACTGAGGTTCCATGGCACCCAGTTATTTGGAACAGACTCAACTTGCCCAAGCACTCGTTTATTGGATGGCTGGCTATCCAAGGGGGGCTAATGACTAAGGATAGACTACTTCGATTTGGCATTATTCAGAATAGCATATGTGATATGTGTATGGATCAGCCAGAGGATCATACCCATCTGCTGTACCAGTGCAGGTTTAGTGCTCAATGCTGGACCTTGTTAGCTGATTGCTTGGGTGTTGATTTGCCTAGTACAGGGATCTTAGAATGGTGCTACTTGTGGAGATGCAGGTCCCTAATGAAAAATAAGATTGTCATTACAGCTATTTTGGCCATGATATATCATATTTGGATGGCTCGAAACCCGTGCACGGTGGAGAGTCAGCTTCTTATGCCTTCCTATGTATTCAAGACTGTTCAAAGTATTGTGCAGGGCAGAGGACAAATTTGGAAGTGGACATCCAAGTATCAATGTTTGAACTGGTGA